Proteins from a genomic interval of Corynebacterium freiburgense:
- a CDS encoding glutamate ABC transporter substrate-binding protein yields the protein MKRFRSTLTALASLTIAASTLVACGDSGGAGLMANIESGKVTLGTKYDQPGLGLRNSDGSMSGLDVDVATYVVNSIAKDKGWKEPEITWRETPSAQRETMLKNGEVDMITATYSINDGRANAVNFGGPYLLTHQALLIRADNNEVNSLKDLEKGKILCSVSGSTPAQKVKDALPGVQLQEYDTYSSCVEALHQSKVDALTTDATILYGYAAQYGDEFEVVEMKKDDGEPFTNEHYGIGVAKDDQEATDAVNKALKAMYDDGSFDKFVQANLGDDASVVTKGSPGDLSFLSK from the coding sequence ATGAAACGTTTCCGCTCTACACTTACTGCACTCGCTTCCCTCACAATCGCTGCGTCTACACTCGTTGCCTGCGGTGATTCAGGTGGTGCTGGCCTTATGGCCAATATTGAAAGTGGAAAAGTTACCCTGGGAACCAAATACGATCAGCCTGGTTTAGGGCTGCGTAATTCCGATGGCTCCATGTCTGGACTCGATGTGGATGTTGCTACCTATGTGGTGAATTCCATTGCCAAAGATAAAGGGTGGAAAGAACCTGAAATTACCTGGCGCGAAACGCCTTCAGCTCAGCGTGAAACAATGCTGAAAAATGGCGAAGTGGATATGATTACTGCCACCTACTCTATTAATGATGGCCGAGCAAACGCTGTTAATTTCGGCGGACCATATTTGCTTACGCACCAAGCGCTACTCATCCGGGCAGATAATAATGAGGTCAATTCATTAAAGGACTTGGAAAAAGGCAAAATCCTTTGTTCGGTGAGTGGTTCCACCCCGGCCCAAAAGGTAAAAGACGCACTACCTGGTGTCCAGCTTCAAGAGTATGACACCTACTCATCATGTGTAGAGGCACTTCACCAATCGAAAGTGGATGCGCTTACCACTGATGCCACTATTTTGTACGGATATGCTGCACAATACGGAGATGAGTTCGAAGTCGTCGAAATGAAAAAAGATGATGGTGAACCATTTACCAATGAACATTACGGCATTGGCGTTGCCAAAGATGATCAGGAAGCAACCGATGCAGTGAATAAAGCTTTAAAGGCAATGTATGACGATGGCTCCTTTGACAAATTTGTCCAGGCTAACCTTGGCGACGATGCATCTGTAGTAACCAAGGGATCCCCAGGCGATCTTTCATTCCTCTCAAAGTAA
- a CDS encoding DUF3046 domain-containing protein, translated as MQIAKFYDLVHNEFGESNGEWLLRSHIIEEFGTTAKDLLEQGYDLRKVWWALCRDFDVPKERWLGEDI; from the coding sequence ATGCAGATCGCAAAATTTTATGACTTGGTGCACAACGAATTTGGTGAGAGCAATGGGGAGTGGTTGTTGCGCTCGCATATTATCGAAGAGTTTGGCACCACTGCTAAGGACCTTTTGGAACAGGGATACGACTTGCGGAAAGTGTGGTGGGCATTGTGCCGGGACTTTGACGTTCCTAAGGAACGTTGGCTGGGTGAGGATATATAA
- the gluA gene encoding glutamate ABC transporter ATP-binding protein GluA yields MVSMSGVNKYFESYHALKDINLEIPRGQVVVVLGPSGSGKSTLCRTINRLETIDSGEIYIDGELLPEEGKALTALRADVGMCFQSFNLFPHLTIRNNVMLAPVKVRKLSKTDAEEQAMALLTRVGIADQADKYPAQLSGGQQQRVAIARALAMKPKVMLFDEPTSALDPEMVNEVLDVMAGLATDGMTMLVVTHEMGFARRAADRVLFMSDGAIVEDSTPDEFFTNPKTERARDFLGKILAH; encoded by the coding sequence ATGGTTTCAATGAGCGGGGTGAATAAATACTTTGAGTCTTACCATGCACTCAAAGACATCAACCTGGAAATCCCACGTGGCCAGGTTGTGGTGGTTCTAGGCCCTTCAGGGTCTGGAAAATCTACACTCTGCCGCACAATAAACCGCCTGGAAACAATTGATTCTGGTGAAATATATATCGACGGCGAACTCTTACCCGAAGAGGGAAAAGCTCTTACCGCATTACGTGCAGATGTTGGGATGTGCTTTCAATCATTTAATTTGTTCCCACATCTAACTATTCGAAATAACGTTATGCTTGCACCAGTCAAAGTGCGCAAGCTATCTAAAACTGACGCCGAAGAACAAGCAATGGCATTGCTTACTCGCGTTGGAATCGCTGATCAAGCCGATAAATATCCAGCACAACTTTCCGGTGGACAGCAGCAACGTGTAGCAATCGCCCGCGCACTTGCTATGAAGCCAAAAGTAATGCTTTTTGATGAACCAACTTCTGCACTCGACCCAGAAATGGTCAATGAAGTTCTGGATGTGATGGCCGGGCTTGCCACTGATGGCATGACCATGCTTGTAGTAACCCACGAAATGGGATTCGCCCGCCGCGCTGCGGATCGGGTGTTGTTTATGTCTGATGGTGCGATCGTTGAAGACTCCACACCAGATGAATTCTTTACAAATCCAAAAACCGAACGTGCCCGTGATTTCCTGGGCAAAATCCTCGCCCACTAG
- the miaB gene encoding tRNA (N6-isopentenyl adenosine(37)-C2)-methylthiotransferase MiaB, translated as MNVHDSERLSGLLEEAGYTPAKDGVQPDLVVFNTCAVRENADTRLYGTLGHLRRTKEDHPGMQIAVGGCLAQKDKELVVQKAPWVDVVFGTHNIGALPTLLQRAAHNKQAEVEIVDSLEQFPSVLPAKRESAYAGWVSVSVGCNNTCTFCIVPSLRGKEIDRRPGDILAEVQALVDQGVSEVTLLGQNVNAYGVNFADSTIERDRSAFSKLLRACGEIEGLERVRFTSPHPAEFTSDVIDAMAETPNICPQLHMPLQSGSDKVLKEMRRSYRSKKFLNILDEVRAKIPHAAITTDIIVGFPGETEEDFQATLDVVEKARFTSAFTFQYSPRPGTPAAEYEQQIPKEIVQERYERLIALQERICAEENAKFIGQEVELLVQADGGRKNDRTKRVSGRARDGRLVHFASTPEVRPGDIVHVRITSAAPHYLIADSGVLHHRRTKAGDMSEAGKVPTTAPIGVGMPSIGKPKTTSIAAASCGGCS; from the coding sequence ATGAACGTTCATGATTCCGAACGTTTATCTGGGTTGCTTGAAGAGGCAGGATACACCCCAGCCAAAGACGGAGTGCAACCGGATTTAGTAGTATTTAATACCTGTGCTGTACGAGAAAACGCAGATACGCGCCTCTATGGCACACTTGGGCATTTGCGCCGCACAAAAGAAGACCATCCCGGAATGCAAATCGCGGTTGGCGGGTGCTTAGCCCAAAAAGATAAAGAACTCGTAGTGCAAAAAGCACCATGGGTTGATGTGGTGTTTGGAACCCACAATATTGGCGCCCTGCCCACATTGCTACAGCGAGCCGCCCATAATAAACAAGCTGAAGTAGAAATTGTGGATTCACTGGAGCAATTTCCCTCAGTGCTTCCGGCAAAACGGGAATCCGCTTATGCGGGATGGGTGAGTGTTTCCGTTGGCTGTAATAATACCTGCACATTTTGTATAGTGCCCTCACTGCGAGGTAAAGAAATTGACCGGCGACCAGGTGATATCCTGGCCGAGGTTCAAGCACTAGTTGATCAAGGCGTAAGTGAAGTGACGCTCCTTGGACAAAATGTAAATGCCTATGGTGTAAATTTTGCGGACTCAACCATTGAACGTGATCGCTCCGCTTTTTCGAAGCTATTGCGTGCTTGCGGGGAAATAGAAGGTTTAGAGCGGGTACGTTTTACCAGCCCTCACCCGGCAGAATTCACCTCAGATGTTATTGATGCAATGGCGGAAACGCCTAATATTTGCCCGCAGCTGCATATGCCATTGCAATCCGGTTCGGATAAAGTGCTTAAAGAAATGCGCCGTTCGTATCGTTCGAAAAAATTCTTAAACATTTTGGATGAAGTGCGGGCAAAAATTCCTCATGCCGCAATTACTACCGATATTATTGTTGGCTTTCCTGGGGAAACTGAAGAGGACTTTCAGGCCACCCTTGATGTTGTGGAAAAAGCGCGATTTACTAGTGCTTTTACCTTCCAGTACAGTCCGCGTCCTGGAACACCAGCCGCCGAATATGAGCAGCAAATACCAAAGGAAATTGTGCAGGAGCGATATGAGCGACTAATCGCATTACAGGAACGTATTTGTGCGGAGGAAAACGCAAAGTTTATTGGCCAAGAGGTTGAACTTTTAGTTCAAGCTGATGGTGGGCGGAAAAACGATCGTACAAAGCGTGTATCGGGCCGTGCCCGCGATGGTCGGCTTGTGCATTTCGCTTCCACCCCAGAGGTTCGTCCTGGGGATATTGTGCATGTGCGAATTACCAGTGCCGCACCACATTATTTAATCGCGGATTCTGGTGTGCTCCATCATCGCCGTACCAAGGCTGGTGATATGTCGGAGGCAGGTAAAGTACCTACAACGGCCCCAATTGGGGTTGGCATGCCAAGTATTGGGAAGCCAAAGACCACGTCAATTGCGGCGGCTAGCTGCGGTGGGTGCTCGTGA
- a CDS encoding energy-coupling factor ABC transporter ATP-binding protein — MPNIQFSDVSVSYDGRPILENINLQLTEQRIGIIGANGGGKSTLIRLINGLGAPTTGTVTVDGLDVATQGRDVRRRVGFVFSDAENQIVMPNVRDDVAFSLRRLKLSRPERNRRVTEILERFHLTEHADKSPHILSGGQKQLLALAAVLVIEPDVVIADEPTTLLDLKNRKALRKEFDTLTQQLIVVTHDLDFLDGFERVLCIDNHRVTADGTPEEVITYYRKLMS; from the coding sequence ATGCCTAACATACAGTTTTCAGACGTTTCCGTCTCCTACGACGGGCGTCCGATCCTGGAAAATATTAACCTTCAACTCACCGAACAACGCATCGGGATTATCGGCGCAAATGGTGGTGGCAAATCGACCCTGATCCGCCTTATCAATGGGCTCGGTGCCCCCACCACCGGAACCGTAACTGTCGACGGCCTCGACGTAGCAACCCAAGGCCGAGACGTGCGCCGTCGAGTAGGTTTTGTGTTTTCAGACGCCGAAAACCAGATCGTAATGCCGAACGTGCGTGACGACGTCGCGTTCTCCCTGCGCCGACTAAAACTTTCGCGCCCCGAACGTAACCGGCGTGTTACCGAAATCCTGGAACGCTTCCACCTTACGGAGCACGCAGATAAATCTCCGCACATTCTTTCTGGTGGCCAAAAACAACTTCTTGCACTTGCCGCCGTCCTGGTAATCGAACCCGACGTAGTAATTGCCGACGAACCAACAACACTTCTTGACCTTAAAAACCGAAAAGCCCTGCGCAAAGAATTTGACACTCTTACACAACAACTCATCGTAGTGACCCACGATCTCGATTTCCTCGATGGATTCGAACGAGTACTCTGCATAGACAACCACCGCGTTACCGCTGACGGCACGCCCGAAGAAGTAATCACCTACTACCGAAAACTTATGTCATGA
- a CDS encoding amino acid ABC transporter permease has protein sequence MTSATVLYDTPGPKGRRINLIIAAVTVIIGIAILAWALSVLNTTGQLQADKWTPFLEPSTWSTYILPGLWGTLKAALASIFLALIVGTTLGLGRLSPNTMLQKICAVIVEFFRAIPVLILMIFAYQLFAEYNVVPSRQLAFAAVVFGLTMYNGAVIAEILRSGIRSLPHGQIEAAKALGLSHRDTMWRILLPQAVAAMLPAIIAQMVIALKDSALGYQIGYVEVVRSGMQSASFNRNFFAALIVVAVIMVLFNMALTSIAERVERQLRAGRARRNIFARVPEHPDQGLETKDQVNVDWHDPSHTDLRTKTE, from the coding sequence ATGACCTCCGCAACAGTACTTTACGACACCCCGGGACCAAAAGGTCGGCGCATAAACCTTATTATTGCAGCCGTTACGGTCATTATTGGTATTGCGATTTTGGCGTGGGCTCTTTCAGTATTAAACACAACCGGCCAACTCCAAGCAGACAAATGGACTCCATTTTTAGAGCCATCAACCTGGAGTACATATATTCTCCCAGGCTTATGGGGAACATTAAAAGCCGCGCTTGCCTCAATTTTCCTGGCGCTTATCGTTGGAACCACATTGGGTTTAGGGCGACTTTCTCCGAATACAATGCTTCAAAAAATCTGCGCTGTGATTGTGGAGTTTTTCCGCGCTATTCCAGTCTTGATTCTTATGATCTTCGCATATCAATTATTTGCGGAATACAATGTGGTTCCTTCCCGACAACTAGCATTTGCCGCCGTTGTATTCGGATTGACCATGTATAACGGTGCCGTAATAGCAGAGATTCTCCGGTCGGGTATTCGTTCATTGCCACATGGCCAGATCGAAGCAGCCAAGGCTCTCGGGCTTTCACACCGAGATACTATGTGGCGGATTTTATTGCCTCAGGCTGTTGCCGCAATGCTCCCAGCAATCATTGCCCAAATGGTCATTGCGTTAAAGGATTCCGCGCTCGGCTATCAAATCGGATATGTGGAAGTTGTGCGCTCCGGCATGCAATCAGCATCGTTTAACCGAAACTTCTTCGCAGCATTGATTGTAGTTGCCGTAATTATGGTGCTATTTAATATGGCTTTGACCAGCATTGCCGAACGTGTTGAACGGCAATTACGCGCTGGACGCGCTCGGAGAAATATTTTCGCTAGGGTTCCCGAGCATCCTGATCAAGGTTTAGAAACCAAAGACCAAGTAAATGTGGACTGGCATGATCCTAGCCATACCGATCTACGGACAAAGACTGAATAG
- a CDS encoding energy-coupling factor transporter transmembrane component T family protein: MQNIPLGVYIPGDTLIHRIPPAAKLLSLFAFTITATWLASTPIQATIAVLIPLPTYIIARIPIRIALGQIWPPIPFLLALGAFQWWQAGWEKALTTTLVILAAIIAAVIITLTTTTAAMMESLERTMQPLARFGFPAETISLAISLTLRLIPLQLATVYEVLDARKARGADFSVTAFGTPVMIRSIRRAQAIGDALHARGIGD; this comes from the coding sequence ATGCAGAATATCCCCTTAGGCGTGTATATCCCAGGCGACACCCTTATCCACCGTATTCCACCGGCGGCAAAACTCCTCAGCCTTTTTGCCTTCACCATTACTGCAACTTGGCTTGCCAGCACCCCAATTCAAGCCACCATTGCAGTCCTGATTCCCCTCCCCACCTATATCATCGCACGAATACCTATACGAATCGCCCTTGGCCAAATCTGGCCACCAATCCCGTTCCTTCTAGCCCTTGGCGCATTCCAATGGTGGCAAGCCGGTTGGGAAAAAGCACTTACCACCACGCTCGTAATACTTGCAGCGATTATCGCCGCAGTAATCATTACCCTTACCACCACAACAGCCGCCATGATGGAATCCCTCGAACGGACAATGCAACCACTTGCTCGTTTTGGATTCCCCGCCGAGACAATCTCACTTGCAATATCACTTACCCTTCGCCTTATCCCCCTGCAACTCGCCACAGTCTATGAAGTGCTCGACGCTAGAAAAGCCCGAGGCGCCGACTTTTCCGTTACCGCCTTTGGAACCCCAGTAATGATTCGATCAATCCGACGAGCCCAAGCCATCGGAGACGCCCTCCACGCCAGAGGCATTGGGGACTAA
- the recA gene encoding recombinase RecA, giving the protein MAVKKTKTSVGAVANAADRQKALDAAMAKIEKDFGKGAIMRLGDDNRPPIQVISSGNTAIDIALGIGGFPRGRIVEIFGPESSGKTTVALHAVAQAQRAGGIAAFIDAEHALDPEYARKLGVDTDALLVSQPDTGEQALEIADMLVRSGAVDIIVVDSVAALTPKAEIEGDMGDSHVGLQARLMSQALRKMTGALHNSGTTAIFINQLREKIGVMFGSPETTTGGKALKFYASVRCDVRRTQTLKDGQDAVGNRTKLKVVKNKVAPPFKIAEFDIIYGEGISRESSIIDLGVENGIVKKSGSWFTYNGEQLGQGKEKVRLYLKENSDIADEIEQKILAKLGVGAYANTDAAAPDEAIDEVPNVDFDDES; this is encoded by the coding sequence ATGGCAGTAAAGAAAACCAAAACTTCCGTTGGTGCGGTAGCCAATGCCGCTGACCGGCAAAAAGCTCTCGACGCCGCTATGGCGAAGATCGAAAAAGACTTCGGCAAGGGTGCTATTATGCGGCTTGGTGATGATAATCGACCACCAATACAAGTAATTTCTTCCGGGAATACTGCCATTGATATCGCACTTGGCATCGGTGGTTTTCCACGCGGCCGTATTGTAGAAATCTTTGGGCCAGAATCTTCAGGTAAAACCACTGTTGCACTCCACGCGGTTGCGCAGGCACAACGTGCGGGCGGTATCGCTGCGTTTATCGACGCCGAGCACGCGCTCGATCCAGAGTATGCGCGGAAACTCGGGGTAGATACCGATGCGTTGTTGGTATCGCAGCCAGACACCGGGGAACAAGCGTTAGAGATTGCGGATATGCTGGTGCGTTCCGGCGCGGTCGATATTATTGTGGTGGACTCGGTGGCAGCGCTTACTCCAAAAGCCGAAATCGAAGGCGATATGGGGGATAGCCATGTTGGTTTGCAGGCCCGTTTAATGAGTCAGGCACTCCGCAAAATGACTGGTGCATTACATAACTCTGGAACGACTGCAATTTTTATTAACCAGTTGCGTGAAAAAATCGGTGTTATGTTTGGGTCCCCAGAAACTACCACCGGTGGTAAGGCCCTTAAATTCTATGCTTCAGTGCGGTGTGATGTTCGTCGAACACAAACACTGAAAGATGGTCAGGATGCGGTGGGTAACCGGACGAAGCTCAAAGTAGTGAAAAATAAAGTAGCGCCGCCTTTTAAAATTGCGGAGTTCGACATTATTTATGGGGAAGGTATTTCGCGAGAATCCTCCATTATCGATCTCGGTGTAGAAAACGGAATTGTGAAAAAATCCGGTTCGTGGTTTACCTATAATGGTGAACAGCTTGGCCAAGGCAAAGAAAAAGTCCGTTTGTATCTGAAGGAAAATTCCGATATTGCCGACGAAATTGAACAAAAAATCCTAGCTAAACTCGGCGTTGGTGCCTATGCTAATACCGATGCCGCAGCACCGGATGAAGCGATCGATGAAGTTCCAAATGTTGACTTTGATGATGAAAGCTAG
- a CDS encoding amino acid ABC transporter permease: protein MQSLVTDLQGALLPAFWVTIKLTFFSAIGAMILGTILTAMRVSPIAVLRFIATGYINTLRNTPLTLVIIFCSMGLYQNLGLTLAAEGEDFLRNNNFNLAVLGFVLYTSAFVAESLRSGINTVHFGQAEAARSLGLSFGQIFSTVIFPQAVRAATVPLGNTLIALTKNTTIASAIGVAEASLLMKTTIENHADLLFIVFGVFALGFIILTLPMGLMVGRLNEKLAVRK from the coding sequence ATGCAGTCCCTTGTAACTGATTTACAAGGGGCGTTACTCCCAGCGTTTTGGGTCACTATTAAACTCACCTTCTTTTCGGCAATAGGTGCCATGATTTTGGGTACCATTCTTACCGCAATGCGAGTTTCACCGATTGCAGTCCTACGGTTTATTGCAACTGGTTACATCAATACGCTGCGTAACACCCCTTTAACACTCGTTATTATTTTCTGCTCTATGGGTTTATACCAAAACCTGGGGCTCACGCTTGCCGCCGAAGGCGAAGACTTTCTCCGGAATAATAATTTCAATCTCGCAGTTTTAGGTTTTGTGCTTTATACCTCTGCGTTTGTTGCGGAATCTTTGCGCTCTGGTATTAACACCGTGCATTTTGGGCAAGCCGAGGCCGCACGCTCATTGGGACTTTCATTTGGGCAAATCTTTTCCACAGTGATTTTCCCGCAAGCTGTTCGCGCTGCCACCGTTCCTCTTGGAAACACGCTCATTGCGCTTACAAAAAACACTACAATTGCCTCGGCGATTGGCGTCGCAGAAGCTTCGTTGCTTATGAAAACCACGATTGAAAATCACGCCGACCTATTGTTTATTGTATTCGGCGTATTCGCATTAGGTTTTATTATTCTTACGCTTCCAATGGGCCTTATGGTGGGACGACTAAATGAGAAATTGGCGGTAAGAAAATGA
- a CDS encoding CinA family protein, giving the protein MGVCAELVAELGRRGETVAVCESLTAGLAAAMLVDVPGASAVFRGGLVTYATELKHTLAGVPMEVLAHHGPVSKECATAMAVGVRQRCNADWGVALTGVAGPDPQDNHPVGEVWIGFADAHGWSDAIRACPPENHRWILTPRASKPVPVIAGDRSLIRTTAANFAWSTLLGVLQELSREQIETFDR; this is encoded by the coding sequence ATGGGCGTTTGTGCGGAGTTAGTAGCGGAACTTGGTCGTCGAGGCGAAACGGTTGCGGTATGCGAGTCTTTAACCGCTGGTTTGGCTGCCGCGATGCTTGTCGACGTCCCAGGCGCCAGTGCCGTGTTTCGCGGCGGGCTCGTTACATACGCAACAGAGCTTAAACACACACTTGCTGGAGTACCGATGGAGGTACTTGCACACCATGGGCCAGTTTCAAAAGAATGTGCGACCGCGATGGCGGTAGGCGTTCGGCAGCGCTGCAATGCTGACTGGGGGGTGGCACTTACTGGCGTGGCAGGGCCCGATCCGCAAGATAATCACCCAGTAGGAGAAGTGTGGATCGGCTTTGCGGATGCTCATGGTTGGAGTGATGCTATACGGGCGTGCCCACCTGAAAATCATCGCTGGATATTGACGCCGCGGGCGTCGAAACCCGTGCCCGTAATTGCCGGTGATCGTTCCCTAATTCGAACAACCGCAGCCAATTTTGCGTGGTCTACCCTTCTAGGGGTGCTGCAAGAATTATCTCGGGAACAAATTGAAACATTCGACCGTTAA
- a CDS encoding helix-turn-helix domain-containing protein, with the protein MVTYTALLDKPVVQASRTEPLLREALGSALRSFRAEQGITLRELAEASRVSPGYLSELERGRKEVSSELLAAVCRALGAPVADVLIEAASSMAVRGAQAELAAVPAV; encoded by the coding sequence ATGGTTACCTACACTGCTCTTTTGGATAAGCCTGTGGTTCAGGCTTCTCGGACTGAACCGTTATTGCGGGAAGCATTAGGTTCGGCCTTACGTTCGTTTCGTGCGGAACAAGGGATTACCTTACGTGAACTTGCAGAAGCTTCACGGGTTTCTCCGGGATACTTGTCTGAACTTGAACGAGGACGCAAAGAAGTATCTTCTGAGCTGCTAGCGGCCGTGTGCCGTGCTCTAGGTGCTCCAGTTGCGGACGTACTCATCGAAGCTGCGAGCTCTATGGCTGTGCGAGGCGCTCAGGCAGAACTTGCTGCAGTGCCGGCAGTTTAG
- a CDS encoding biotin transporter BioY: MTKNSFTRDLAYIAVFAALIIVLGFVSIPTPINVPIVLQNGAVIIAAIILGPRRGLLAVLLFLLIAALGLPVLSGGRSLLVALQGPTIGYIVAYPIAALIAGTIAYRAGRTKASMFTSFIIASVVGLATQYILGAIGMSFRTEMDLSAALAAQLGFILPDLPEIIAGIFIAISVHSAFPDLMNRRSNA, from the coding sequence ATGACCAAAAATTCGTTTACCCGAGATCTGGCATACATCGCCGTTTTCGCAGCACTCATTATTGTTCTTGGCTTCGTATCGATCCCCACACCTATTAACGTACCGATCGTCCTACAAAACGGTGCGGTTATTATTGCAGCGATTATCTTGGGCCCCCGCCGCGGCCTGTTGGCCGTACTACTATTCCTCCTCATTGCAGCACTTGGGCTCCCTGTACTATCCGGAGGACGATCTTTACTCGTTGCACTTCAAGGCCCCACCATTGGTTATATTGTTGCATACCCCATCGCCGCCTTGATTGCTGGCACAATTGCATATCGCGCCGGACGCACCAAAGCAAGCATGTTTACTAGTTTTATAATTGCCAGTGTAGTTGGTCTAGCTACCCAATACATCTTGGGCGCAATAGGGATGAGCTTTCGTACAGAGATGGATCTTTCGGCAGCATTGGCCGCACAGCTAGGGTTTATTCTTCCGGACCTTCCTGAGATTATTGCTGGGATCTTTATCGCAATCAGCGTCCACAGCGCTTTCCCCGACCTTATGAACCGACGCAGCAATGCCTAA
- a CDS encoding PspA/IM30 family protein: protein MANPFVKAWKYLMALFDSKIEENADPKVQIQQAIEDAQRQHQELSQQAAAVIGNQRQLEMQLNRRLAEIEKLQGNTRQALQLADKARAAGDVAKATEYENAAEAFAAQLVTAEQSVEDTKQLHDQALQQASQAKKAVERNSMALQQKVAERTKLLSQLEQAKMQEKVSESLKSMNSITASGSSPNLDQVREKIERRYANALGQAELAQNSVQGRMAEIEQAGVQLAGHSRLEQIRAQMANELTPGTTNSNPAITQGNNTNSGVTDPAVEQRMRELRGEA from the coding sequence ATGGCTAATCCCTTCGTAAAGGCTTGGAAGTACCTGATGGCGCTCTTCGATTCTAAAATCGAAGAGAACGCTGACCCCAAGGTTCAAATTCAGCAGGCCATCGAAGATGCTCAGCGTCAGCACCAAGAGTTGTCGCAGCAGGCCGCAGCTGTAATCGGTAATCAGCGTCAGCTGGAGATGCAGCTGAATCGCCGCCTAGCTGAAATTGAAAAGCTCCAAGGCAATACTCGTCAAGCTTTGCAACTAGCTGACAAAGCCCGCGCAGCTGGCGATGTTGCAAAGGCAACTGAATACGAAAACGCTGCTGAAGCCTTCGCCGCTCAACTTGTTACAGCGGAGCAATCCGTTGAGGATACTAAGCAGCTTCATGATCAAGCTCTGCAACAAGCTTCTCAAGCCAAAAAAGCCGTAGAACGCAACTCAATGGCACTACAGCAAAAAGTTGCGGAACGCACCAAACTGCTTTCACAGCTTGAGCAGGCCAAGATGCAGGAAAAGGTTTCCGAGTCGCTGAAGTCTATGAACTCAATTACTGCGAGTGGCTCCTCACCAAACCTCGACCAGGTTCGCGAAAAAATCGAACGCCGCTACGCCAATGCTCTCGGTCAAGCCGAACTGGCGCAAAACTCAGTGCAGGGTCGAATGGCTGAAATCGAGCAGGCGGGTGTGCAGCTTGCGGGGCACTCGCGGCTTGAACAAATCCGTGCGCAAATGGCAAATGAGTTGACCCCTGGTACAACGAATAGTAACCCAGCCATTACCCAAGGAAACAACACTAATTCCGGTGTGACAGATCCAGCCGTTGAACAACGCATGCGTGAACTGCGCGGAGAAGCCTAG
- a CDS encoding regulatory protein RecX — protein MADAAKIRRLQAALDAYHAGELPPLFDHQAEEVKATVRKRALRLLDQRARSRHELEQRLLQLEFPPEVVVEVLDDLERVELLNDTTFAYEWVRQRSIRRGKSRMALNLELKNKGVAQSIRAAALEQIDNQTEEETATQLAVKKARTIHKVGSVQEYQKQLRRILGVLARRGFPQDISMRVARNALENRIQELSE, from the coding sequence ATGGCGGATGCGGCGAAAATCCGACGGCTTCAAGCGGCATTGGATGCATATCATGCGGGGGAGCTTCCTCCTTTGTTTGATCATCAAGCCGAAGAAGTTAAGGCAACCGTGCGTAAGCGTGCGTTGCGGCTTCTGGATCAACGAGCTCGATCCCGGCACGAATTGGAACAACGCCTTCTGCAGTTGGAATTCCCTCCGGAAGTAGTCGTAGAAGTACTTGATGATTTGGAACGTGTTGAACTTCTCAATGACACTACGTTTGCCTATGAGTGGGTTCGGCAACGTTCCATACGCCGTGGGAAATCCCGAATGGCCCTGAACCTTGAACTAAAAAATAAAGGTGTTGCGCAGTCCATTCGCGCAGCAGCATTAGAACAGATTGATAACCAAACAGAAGAAGAAACTGCAACGCAATTAGCGGTAAAAAAGGCGCGTACGATCCATAAAGTTGGGAGTGTGCAGGAGTATCAAAAGCAATTACGCCGAATTCTTGGTGTGCTCGCACGCCGCGGGTTCCCGCAAGATATATCAATGCGGGTTGCTCGCAACGCTTTAGAAAACCGGATTCAAGAACTTAGCGAATAG